The following proteins are encoded in a genomic region of Ictalurus punctatus breed USDA103 chromosome 15, Coco_2.0, whole genome shotgun sequence:
- the LOC108275631 gene encoding TLD domain-containing protein 2-like, which yields MLKSLRYQFKVSRLSKRDSSSTWFEGSVDDEDDDDEGFYMVEAQDECADGQKLENECVAWDVPRLLGLEGINSNVTSEHSEVLSVTQIQQLSHSLPARLQVCEWMLAYRTQTHGSSLRTLYRTTKQLDTCMIVLVKDTYGQVFGAVCSAPLRVSSTYYGTGQTFLFSFSPHLQVYKWTGVNYYFIKGSVDSLLFGGGLGRFGLWLHSDLLRGRSQRCETFDNDVLSSEEDFIITELEVWALV from the exons ATGCTGAAATCTCTGCGTTACCAGTTTAAG GTAAGCCGTCTCAGTAAACGTGACTCGTCCTCCACGTGGTTTGAGGGGAGTGTTGATgacgaggatgatgatgatgaaggctTCTACATGGTGGAGGCGCAGGACGAGTGCGCGGATGGACAGAAGCTGGAAAACGAGTGCGTCGCCTGGGACGTCCCCCGTCTGCTCGGACTCGAGGGAATCAATTCCAATGTCACTTCTGAGCACAGCGAAGTGCTGAGTGTCACGCAGATACAGCag ctgtctCACTCGCTCCCCGCTAGGTTACAGGTGTGTGAGTGGATGTTAGCGTATCGTACTCAGACCCACGGCAGCAGTTTGAGGACGCTGTACAGAACCACCAAACAGCTGGACACCTGCATGATCGTCCTCGTTAAAGACACCTACGGACAG GTATTTGGAGCTGTTTGCTCCGCCCCTCTCAGAGTTAGCTCCACCTACTACGGCACAGGACAGACCTTTCTGTTCTCATTTTCTCCACATTTACAG gtgtacAAATGGACGGGCGTTAACTACTACTTCATTAAAGGAAGCGTGGACTCTCTGCTGTTCGGAGGAGGACT AGGCCGGTTCGGTCTGTGGCTCCACAGCGATCTGCTCCGGGGCCGCAGTCAGCGATGTGAAACCTTCGATAACGACGTGTTGTCCTCAGAGGAAGATTTCATCATTACCGAGCTCGAGGTTTGGGCTCTCGTTTGA
- the LOC128635143 gene encoding loricrin-like, giving the protein MSEEVERIVRHGACYFLLRIQTWAKSVSDEGGVVSVTVSLNGGGVASVNISLNGGGVASVNISLNGGGVASVNISLNGGGVASVNISLNGGGVASVNIGLNGGGVASVNISLNGGGVASVNISLNGGGVASVNIGLNGGGVASVNISLNGGGVASVNISLNVGGVASVNISLNGGGVASVNISLNGGGVASVNISLNGGGVASVNISLNGGGVASVNISLNGGGVASVNISLNGGGVASVNISLNGGGVASVNISLNGGGVASVNISVNGGGVASVTVSLNGGGVASVTVSLNGGGVASVTVSLNGGGVASVTVSLHGGGVASVTVSLYGGGVASVTVSLHGGGVASVTVSLYGGGVASVTVSLNGGGVASVTVSLNGGGVASVTVSLNGGGVASVTVSLNGGGVASVTVSLNGGGVASVTVSLNGGGVASVTVSLHGGGVVSDITSYTERGMASLTVSLNRGHVSFVPASYTKGCMTFVSVSP; this is encoded by the coding sequence ATGAGTGAAGAGGTGGAGCGAATAGTCCGGCACGGAGCGTGTTATTTCCTACTGAGAATTCAAACATGGGCAAAAAGTGTGAGtgatgaaggaggtgtggtctctgtgacTGTCAGTCTaaatggaggaggtgtggcctctgtgaatATCAGTCTAAATgggggaggtgtggcctctgtgaatATCAGTCTAAATgggggaggtgtggcctctgtgaatATCAGTCTAAATgggggaggtgtggcctctgtgaatATCAGTCTAAATgggggaggtgtggcctctgtgaatATCGGTCTCaatggaggaggtgtggcctctgtgaatATCAGTCTaaatggaggaggtgtggcctctgtgaatATCAGTCTAAATgggggaggtgtggcctctgtgaatATCGGTCTCaatggaggaggtgtggcctctgtgaatATCAGTCTaaatggaggaggtgtggcctctgtgaatATCAGTCTAAatgtaggaggtgtggcctctgtgaatATCAGTCTAAATgggggaggtgtggcctctgtgaatATCAGTCTaaatggaggaggtgtggcctctgtgaatATCAGTCTAAATgggggaggtgtggcctctgtgaatATCAGTCTaaatggaggaggtgtggcctctgtgaatATCAGTCTAAATgggggaggtgtggcctctgtgaatATCAGTCTaaatggaggaggtgtggcctctgtgaatATCAGTCTAAATgggggaggtgtggcctctgtgaatATCAGTCTAAATgggggaggtgtggcctctgtgaatATCAGTGTCaatggaggaggtgtggcctctgtgactGTCAGTCTgaatggaggaggtgtggcctctgtgactGTCAGTCTgaatggaggaggtgtggcctctgtgactGTCAGTCTgaatggaggaggtgtggcctctgtgactGTCAGTCTGcatggaggaggtgtggcctctgtgactGTCAGTCTGtatggaggaggtgtggcctctgtgactGTCAGTCTGcatggaggaggtgtggcctctgtgactGTCAGTCTGtatggaggaggtgtggcctctgtgactGTCAGTCTgaatggaggaggtgtggcctctgtgactGTCAGTCTgaatggaggaggtgtggcctctgtgactGTCAGTCTgaatggaggaggtgtggcctctgtgactGTCAGTCTgaatggaggaggtgtggcctctgtgactGTCAGTCTgaatggaggaggtgtggcctctgtgactGTCAGTCTgaatggaggaggtgtggcctctgtgactGTCAGTCTGCAtggaggaggtgtggtctctgatATTACTAGTTACACTGAAAGAGGTATGGCCTCTCTGACAGTTAGTCTCAATAGAGGACATGTGTCCTTTGTACCTGCCAGTTACACTAAAGGTTGCATGAcctttgtgtctgtcagtccctgA
- the kcnk15 gene encoding potassium channel subfamily K member 15 isoform X1, with the protein MTCMWRKMKKLRKQTVRTLSLILCMFSYLLVGAAVFDALESESESARRRVSDQRRAELKTRYRFTDDDYRELERVVLRAVPHRAGTQWKFAGSFYFAITVITTIGYGHAAPGTDAGKIFCMFYAVLGIPLTLVMFQSLGERMNTFVRFLLHRGKKCLRFRRTSVSMENMVLVGLLSCLGTLCLGAAAFSHFEGWTFFHAYYYCFITLTTIGFGDFVALQKKDDLQERTPYVIFSFVYILVGLTVIGAFLNLVVLRFLTMNTEEERERASLKRKERNFERTLANQNSHSTLFLPMEEGTSCTNLIPSPNANECYSRPALPRPSNPSRQRSRLNSLCSCCYRFDLCPSLLPSRPGCNVDSVYYSSISYRIHGGSFTRENTGFSSPGSTLSPGHSFRELPRLRRKSV; encoded by the exons ATGACATGCATGTGGAGAAAG ATGAAGAAGCTGAGGAAGCAGACGGTACGGACCCTCTCTCTGATCCTCTGCATGTTCTCCTACCTGCTGGTGGGCGCCGCCGTGTTCGACGCACTCGAGTCGGAGTCGGAGAGCGCGAGGCGTCGCGTCTCCGATCAGCGGCGCGCAGAACTCAAGACGCGTTACCGCTTCACGGACGACGATTACCGCGAGCTGGAGCGCGTGGTGCTGCGCGCGGTGCCGCACAGAGCCGGGACGCAGTGGAAATTCGCCGGATCCTTTTACTTCGCCATTACAGTCATCACCACgatag GTTATGGTCACGCAGCTCCAGGTACGGACGCCGGGAAAATCTTCTGCATGTTTTACGCTGTTCTCGGGATCCCTCTCACTCTGGTCATGTTCCAAAGCCTGGGTGAAAGAATGAACACTTTTGTACGCTTCCTGCTCCACCGGGGGAAAAAGTGCCTCAGGTTCCGACGTACGAGCGTCTCCATGGAGAACATGGTCCTCGTGGGCCTCCTGTCCTGCCTAGGCACGCTGTGTTTGGGCGCGGCCGCGTTCTCACACTTCGAAGGCTGGACGTTCTTTCACGCCTACTACTATTGTTTCATCACGCTCACCACCATCGGCTTCGGCGATTTCGTGGCTCTGCAGAAGAAAGATGACCTCCAGGAACGGACGCCGTACGTCATCTTTAGCTTCGTGTACATCCTGGTGGGCTTGACGGTGATCGGAGCCTTTCTCAACCTCGTGGTGCTGCGCTTCCTCACCATGAACACCGAGGAAGAGAGGGAACGGGCGTCGTTAAAGAGGAAAGAGCGCAACTTCGAAAGAACGCTCGCTAACCAGAACAGCCACAGCACACTTTTTTTGCCGATGGAAGAGGGGACGAGCTGCACTAACCTCATCCCGTCTCCGAACGCGAACGAATGCTACTCCCGTCCAGCTCTCCCTCGCCCTTCGAATCCTTCTCGCCAGCGGTCGCGTCTCAATTCCCTCTGCTCTTGCTGTTATCGCTTTGATCTGTGCCCCAGCCTCCTCCCATCTCGACCCGGCTGCAACGTCGATTCGGTTTACTACAGTTCCATTTCTTATCGGATCCATGGAGGTTCCTTTACCAGGGAAAACACCGGATTTTCCTCCCCAGGAAGCACTCTCTCTCCTGGGCACAGTTTCAGAGAACTACCCCGCTTACGCAGGAAGTCCGTCTGA
- the kcnk15 gene encoding potassium channel subfamily K member 15 isoform X2, with product MKKLRKQTVRTLSLILCMFSYLLVGAAVFDALESESESARRRVSDQRRAELKTRYRFTDDDYRELERVVLRAVPHRAGTQWKFAGSFYFAITVITTIGYGHAAPGTDAGKIFCMFYAVLGIPLTLVMFQSLGERMNTFVRFLLHRGKKCLRFRRTSVSMENMVLVGLLSCLGTLCLGAAAFSHFEGWTFFHAYYYCFITLTTIGFGDFVALQKKDDLQERTPYVIFSFVYILVGLTVIGAFLNLVVLRFLTMNTEEERERASLKRKERNFERTLANQNSHSTLFLPMEEGTSCTNLIPSPNANECYSRPALPRPSNPSRQRSRLNSLCSCCYRFDLCPSLLPSRPGCNVDSVYYSSISYRIHGGSFTRENTGFSSPGSTLSPGHSFRELPRLRRKSV from the exons ATGAAGAAGCTGAGGAAGCAGACGGTACGGACCCTCTCTCTGATCCTCTGCATGTTCTCCTACCTGCTGGTGGGCGCCGCCGTGTTCGACGCACTCGAGTCGGAGTCGGAGAGCGCGAGGCGTCGCGTCTCCGATCAGCGGCGCGCAGAACTCAAGACGCGTTACCGCTTCACGGACGACGATTACCGCGAGCTGGAGCGCGTGGTGCTGCGCGCGGTGCCGCACAGAGCCGGGACGCAGTGGAAATTCGCCGGATCCTTTTACTTCGCCATTACAGTCATCACCACgatag GTTATGGTCACGCAGCTCCAGGTACGGACGCCGGGAAAATCTTCTGCATGTTTTACGCTGTTCTCGGGATCCCTCTCACTCTGGTCATGTTCCAAAGCCTGGGTGAAAGAATGAACACTTTTGTACGCTTCCTGCTCCACCGGGGGAAAAAGTGCCTCAGGTTCCGACGTACGAGCGTCTCCATGGAGAACATGGTCCTCGTGGGCCTCCTGTCCTGCCTAGGCACGCTGTGTTTGGGCGCGGCCGCGTTCTCACACTTCGAAGGCTGGACGTTCTTTCACGCCTACTACTATTGTTTCATCACGCTCACCACCATCGGCTTCGGCGATTTCGTGGCTCTGCAGAAGAAAGATGACCTCCAGGAACGGACGCCGTACGTCATCTTTAGCTTCGTGTACATCCTGGTGGGCTTGACGGTGATCGGAGCCTTTCTCAACCTCGTGGTGCTGCGCTTCCTCACCATGAACACCGAGGAAGAGAGGGAACGGGCGTCGTTAAAGAGGAAAGAGCGCAACTTCGAAAGAACGCTCGCTAACCAGAACAGCCACAGCACACTTTTTTTGCCGATGGAAGAGGGGACGAGCTGCACTAACCTCATCCCGTCTCCGAACGCGAACGAATGCTACTCCCGTCCAGCTCTCCCTCGCCCTTCGAATCCTTCTCGCCAGCGGTCGCGTCTCAATTCCCTCTGCTCTTGCTGTTATCGCTTTGATCTGTGCCCCAGCCTCCTCCCATCTCGACCCGGCTGCAACGTCGATTCGGTTTACTACAGTTCCATTTCTTATCGGATCCATGGAGGTTCCTTTACCAGGGAAAACACCGGATTTTCCTCCCCAGGAAGCACTCTCTCTCCTGGGCACAGTTTCAGAGAACTACCCCGCTTACGCAGGAAGTCCGTCTGA